The nucleotide window GCCACGTTTGAACGAAGACTGATCCAGTTGGCACCGGGATTCAGAGAGATTTCTGGAGGCAACACCGAGCTCAACTCCATGTGGGAATGGTACACCGCTCCTCAATCTACCAACACCGTCATCAGTCCGGTAAACACCACCATTCAAGCCTTGAAGCCTTTACATTCCATTCCACCCTACTCTCTTGCCCTAGCCATCATTAACTCGCCCGACGGGACCCGTTCCAGAGTACATCTCGACCTGGCCGCCACGCAGTGGAACCCAACAGGGCATTACTCCATAAAAGGTATACGAGGAGATTCCTTGAGTCTCGTCGTCAGCCAGGGTGCGGAAAGAGGCCAGTTGGGTCTCTGTGCCGTCGTTGATCAGTACCGTTCACAGCTCAGCGCTGTAAAGAAGCTAGATGGTGCGTCCTAAAAACCCCATCCCCCCACTGACAATTTCCATAGACCAACCATTATTGGGAGAATTACCAGAGTCGGCATCCGATACCGAAAAATACGCAGCTTGGACAGCGACCTCTATCATCCTCGCAGAAAGACAAGAGACCAACTGGTCCGACGTGATTCATGCTCTTGAAGCTATCCTCCCCACATCTTCTCGTGACGGTAGGTAttgattttgattttgTTGTAACCCACTAACCAGTTTACAGAGTTTATACCGCTGGTTCTTCAAAGAATCCATAATCTAAGTGCAAAAGAGATTCACATCGATCAACTGCACCTCGTCTCCCGCGTACAAATCGCCCTGTTCAGCGCTTTCAAAGACGCCAGACTTGCACTCGCAACAGATATCCTTCGGCTCAATGAAGCGAGTGAACTGGTGGACAGATGCGCTACctttgaagatgacgggTCGATCATGTTTGATCTGGGTGAGTGTTGAGTGTTTTTGGACACTTTTTTTACTTTATACACAAGACGCTCAGACAGATTTTAAAAATCCCTCTTTAGATTCAATATGGCCGCTCATTACAGTGTTCGATTGGGCAATCGGCGTGATAGCTCGAGCCATGCGCGAAGCCATCTTGGTCGGCGCTTCAGCCGAATGGCAAGGATCAGAAGATTCATTGATAATAGGTGAGCCAAAAatcccatcttctcgtCATCCCCCCCACTCTCTAACAATATATTTCAACAGacacctcttccccactcctcctcctcctccaccccaTCCTTCGATCACTCTGCCTCCGCATACTCTCCCAGCTCCATCAACTCGTCCTTTTCCTGTCCACCCTTGAACGGCCCATCTTGCAGCCCGAAAGCAAAACATTACCGGCAGCCAGTACACGAGATCCGATGGCGACCGTCGTAGCAAGAGAACGGATTAGAGATATTCCATTACGGCAGGGTGTGGATGTTGAACAATGGGGTCGGGCTTTGGAATCTTGTAAGATATTATAATTCTAATTCTAGCGGGGAAACAATCTGGAAGCTGATATCTATTGGAATACCAGTAACGACAACACCCGACCAAAAAGATGTGGATAAATCCCTCATCGAACTGTCCCTCACCCCACTCCGTCCTCAAATCCCTACCCTCCTCAAAATCCTCCAcacctcttccaacctCTTCACATCCGAATATTTCCAGCTTCACActagcagcagcagcagcaactaTGATGCTATCGATTGGAGTGTCTTGCAAGGGCGTGGGGGGAACTatgatgatgctgatgctgatgatggagaGTCGGGAGGTAAGAACATAATGACGGTCGTCGTTTGTGATCGATGTGGATGGCGGACAGAAGCGTTGACCAAGTCGGCATCGGCATCGGCGTCGGGAGTCAAGACAGATGAGACGGCGCTCAGCCCATGGGCggaatggaagaagcaaTCAGAAGAGAACTGTATGTGTGGAGGAACGTGGGTGAGGAAACATGTCGAGGTGGAAGATTGATtaagaaaaaaaatgggCATGATCACCAAATGCATGTTCCGTAATGTCGGTATATATACATACACCAACTTCTCACTCTGACACTCTTTGCCAGAGACCCAAAAATCAGCCAAGTATGGAAGGGTTGTATATGAAATTAGATGATATCACTGATAAAGATATACAAAAAACGGGGCTCATCAAAGCCATGTAGAACAACCAAACTATCATGCTATGCAAGTTAACGTACAAAAAGCTActccaaaaaaaaaaccccATAATACAACCTTTTTTTACTTGTCATTAAGATGTCCATGTGAatactttttttttttttggttcGTGTGTTTCGCCAGGTTTTTTATACAATGGCAGGGGTCGTGGATGGAGTGATATCAACCAAGGGCTCGCCAACATTGGCGGAATTCGAGATATTGTTGGCCGAGGAGGATGCAAAGTTCCAAATCATGACGTCTCCGTCGTCTGAGAAGCCAAATCAGCATTCCTAATCCAAATATTTTCTTTTTATTTTCTACCCCGTTACTTACCAGAGCCCGAAACAATCATGTCATCACTCAATTGTAACGAGGTGACAGCACCTCTGTGGCCGACCAACGTTTGCACACACTGTGcgctttctttttcccacACCTTGATTGTCCTATCATGAGAAGCTGAGACTAATCTTAGCGCATCAATGTCGACAGCCCAGACACCTTCAATATGCCCAAATAACGTCGACTGCTCTCGACCAGTCTCAACATCCCAGATCTTGACAGTGCCGTCAAGACTGCCAGATGCAACAATCGCCTTTTTCTCATGACCCCGAGACTGCTCGCGTTCAGACTTGCTGTGCGTACCGTCAGGGGAATGTACGTAAACTCGTGGTTGAACCGTCTCAGAGCGAGAACGGCCCCGGTGGTGCTCGAGCGGGTCGGTACCAGCAGGAGCATCGTCGAGTGCGGCGGCACTGCCGGGACCAATGGCCGCTTGAGAGCCTGGAGGAGAGACTAGCGAGGTAGCGGTAAAGCCAGTGCCGGAAGGGGTCACCTGCCGACGCTGACGTCGGTCTCGAGCtgccacttcttcctccgtcATGTCCACCATCAACACCCTCAAAGACTGGACTTGCGCCTTGTGTCCTTCAAAAGTACGAATACAGGTGGCAGTCTCAAGATCCCAAAGCTTGATCGTCATATCatccgaagaagagaagagcatTGCACCTGGGTCAATATTGGGTAGGGTTGGCTCATTGCTAACAGCTGCTGGGGATTTTGACTTTTGACACCTGTTACTGACTGCCTGAGTAAAGCTCGGGATAGCAGCAGGGTCAGTGTCGGATGGTGAAGTCTTCCCGTCCCAGAGTACGACGTTATTGACCCATTCTTCATGACCACGTAGAGTGAAGCGATTGCCGGTACGGAAATTCCAGACGTTTATCGTGGAATCGGCGGATCCAGTCGCAAGAAGGTACCCGTTGTAGTTGAGAGAGATGACGCCATCTGTGTGCCCATCCATAACCCTCAAACACTCACCGGCCCTCCAATTCCACATACGGACCGTACCATCCATAGCGCCCGTGAAGAGAAGCATCTGATCAAATTGAAGCGCTCGGACAGCACGCGTATGGCCTCGAAGGACGCGAACTTCTTCGCCCGTATCAAGGTTCCACACCCGAACGGTCCTGTCGTAAGAACCTGTGATGAGAACAGGATAGGACGGGTTGGTGAGAGCGGTGTGATACTGAAGACACATGACACCATCGGTATGACCCTGTTTTTTTTAATGAGCATACGTACATATTATGGACATTGGAATGCAAAGTGATCATGGTGACTTACCTTTAAAACCTTGGTGCTACACCTGCCCTTTCTCCAgttcctctccaccatcaatCTCTCGCAATACACGGTCTTCCATGGCCTGGTCAATCTGACCTCTCTAGTCAAGCCAGCACTGCTCGGCTTGACAACCACCACGTCAGAGTCACTGCCATTCACCTTAACCTTCTTTGCCGCCCCTATCGATGACTCCGGGGCAGCCCTTTTGATACCTTTAGGGGTGCCAGCGTTTACATTCGGAGGGAAAAGGTACATAGCAGGGGTGTCACATGACTTCAAACCACCAATCGAGCTCACTGTGTTCGCGTTACCGGAAAGCACCTGATCCCTTGTAACAAGTCGACTTTCCCCATTTTCATTTTCGTGCTTGTGATCGTGTTCGACCAGGCCGGCAGGACTTCGATCCTTCAACTCGACTCTAAGCCTTTTTCGTTCAAGTAGAGGAAGACCCCAACCACATTTATCGCACTTTCGGTCAATATGTTGGCCGCACATTCTGCGCCAAAGGAGATCATCGTCGGCAAGCGCCTTCCAAGACCTGGACACTTGGGCAGCACGACCTAAAGAGAAGGCGTCCAAATATCCAAGTATGCGAAGCGACGTCTCGcgcggaagaagagagaaagggtCTATTCGGATGATTTGGTTGAGAGAATCAGACAGATGCGATAACTGGGAGCTAAAAATGTTATCAGGATtatgatcaagaagaaacatTCAGATATTAATGCTTACAAACAGCACATGGTCAAAATGCCTTCCAAAATgatttttctctttccatgaGGCGCTGTAGAAAATGTAGACCACATTTGAGTGATAGCTGCACGTTCTGAAGGGTTCAGACTGTCAAGTGACTGGTGCATGGTAAGTGAGGGTACAGCAGCAATTGACGAGAGCACTCACACGCTGCAGCTTTTCGTTGATGTTTTGATTCGCCATTTGCTTATGCCTGACACAAAGCTTCCTGCCAGCCCGAGTGGGTATTACATCGAGAGCTTGATCTTCCAACTCGTAGTGATTTTCACGAGGAAAAGCTGTCATGTTGGGTGGCGCAGAAGGAGACATGGTGGGAGAGGTAAGGCCTGGTGGCGGACGTTTGGACGTTTGTGAGTCAGTCTTGAGTTTCTTTTTATCGGCGCCGTGAGCTTGTCGTGCCTCCAAGGAATATATGGGTGGAAGATAATGTAACagtcaagaagatgagacgAAATCTAGCCTGGCTGAGAAGGACGGAAGAAgtaaggaagaaagaaagtaAAAGCAGCAGGTGGCAAGTGGTAAGTTGTCCTTGCCTGCTTGGCTGCTCGGTAGACCGCATCGGTCACCTCCGGTCCCGTGGTACAAATCATTTAGCTATTCCAAATATTTACGAATAACCCTATCGCCCTCTCGCGTTATTCGCAATCGATACATAACCTTTCTTTGGAATCATTACAAAATCACATCATCAATCCTATTCGCTCTTCAAATCCACCACCCCATAAATCCAAATACCTAATACCTAATCCCAATACAAAATTCAAATTTTTCTCTGTTCATTTTCTCGATTTTATCCTGACTCGTCTGTTCGCTCGTCATCCAGACAAATCTTTCTTCTGTTCTTGTTTCTCATCCCAACGAATTTTATCGACTTTTTTCTACCATCCCTTCTAAATTTGTCGTCATTGGAGTATCGATCATCGCACCACTGCCGCATTTTGCATGCAGTCCATACCCTTCAACCCTCTGCAGATCCTTTGCATTGATGATCAGGGCTCTGAGACCTACTAGTCTGGGATTTTGCGTTTGGCTGCTGGAGAATGCTGCGTGCCGCTTTATCCCTTTTAGGGCATTACATCATTCTTTCAGCTCTGAAGCACGCTATCTGTCGTTTCTTTCTGTTGGTGAGTTGTGGTTTGCTTTATCTTCTTATCTCTCGCACTTCTTTTTCCGATCTCTACTACGGCTCCATCTGCTCGTATTCGCTTCTCCCACGCGAACCGCGATTCCTGAATGGGCCAATAGCAAacaatctcttcttccccactCTATCTCTTCTGTCTTATAACCACGGGCagttgagaagagaagactAGATGACACAcgttccttctcccttcgTTTCATCGCAATCTTGATTTtattttcatcatcagcactATGACCGTGCCCTTAAGCACTCGGTATGGTCTCACAAACCTTTCTTCTAACACATCATTAAACATGCACCTTATGCCCATCTCCAATTATCTGAACTTGTTTCTTGTCTGCGTTCTCTCTTAGTGTTTGGACCAGCACCGTGCTCAAGGTATCCTGGCAAAAATATTAGTTCATCCTTCCCTTGGCCTGACTCAAgacttcttcctttttatTCACAGGAAGGTGTCAACTGAACTGGCCTAGAGCAAAATTCTGCCTATACCCCACTTATATTCGTCCATCTCGACAAGCAAGGTTCCAATGTAGTACTTGGCTGGCCACGGAATGGGTTCGTTGAGTGGCGCTGGCTTACATATAACCAAGTCTactcccttctcttgccTTGAATAATTTCATGTCTTAATGGAAGAAACAAGCGGAAAGGAATCACGCATGTGATATTGGATGGGATTGCTGTAGCGTAGATGGGATGAAATGAGATATCCAGTGATGTGCGAAAACACCTTCATTCCTTTAGTTAGCTTGGATCATGTCGAACTAAGGGCGGTGTAAGGCAACCGTATTTGAGTTGGCGAGTTTAACTTAACAAGCCAAATGCAAGCTAAGGTCTGGGGTGGAGCTGGAGAGTAGTTGTATCGTCATTCAGTCATGACGTGATGCAATTAATACCAGCCATACATTGCTCGTTCTTCTCCGCATTTTTCGCATTCGTTCTCCCTGCCAATAGAGACAGATATTCAGCTGGGAGCTAGCACACATGAGTCCCATGGGTACGTTCTACTGGTTAGAACCACTTTCCACATACCTGGTGCCGTTTCTTCGATTATCAAAATACTAGTCCTTATACAGAccaccttcatccccttctGCTTGCTCAACGTCTTCGCCCAGCTCGCCTCCATGCTTCTCCACTTCCGGCAACCCTTTTCCGGTCCTCCAGCCATCGACCTCATCCCTCATGTTCTCCAATCTTGCAATTAAAGCTTTCGCTACGTAACCGATTCCCGACCCACTCTCATGTTGAATGGAGCTGATAGCTTCAGAAAAAGCTGATGAAAGGTGACCAAAGGTATCTTTGAAGACCTCGGGCTGAAATGTATGGTACTCAGCAATAACCCTCGAATCAATAGCAATGAATGAACATAATGTGAGACGCACGTTGCCAAAAATACCCCTCACATCGCCATGATGGTTTGGAGCGCCTGATCCAGGCATAGACCCCCGGGGTGCAGGATTTACTCCTACATCAGGATGTACGCCGGCCGGGTTCTCACTGCCATGTTGTGGCTCGGTTAAGCGCAAATACATTGACTGTAGGCAGAAGACTACACTTACGCAGAGACGCCAGGACCTTCACTATCATCATGTATAAGAACTGCGTCGCCAGTCTTGTTCAGTCCTTTCAATCAGAGCTCATTAGCACCGCATAATCGCTCGGCAAACAAGAGCACACACACAACTTACTCTCGAAGTTTGACATGTTGTGCGTTTCCGTTTGTGGAGCCCTAAGCGGCAATGAATTTGTAATGGCCAGAAAGGTTGATGGACCCTTCTATAATTTGTGATAGACGTTTTGTAGGGTGTGATATACCGTCCGATCACATATAACGAAcacccaaaaaaaaaagagctGTACAGCAGGCCTGAGTGATGAGAGAAGATAACAAGTACAACAAGGTTGATGACGTCATAGACCATTCCATCACCTTATCCTTGAAAGGCTTCTCCAGCGTCCAACCAACCATTTTACACTCTCTTCGCATTCTGTCTTTATCTAGAACCAATCAGCTCTATCAAGGCATTTATTACACGTAAGGTACTACAGtattcattcatcatctcgCTCGCGTATCGCTCTTGAGCGTAGCGTATGCAAAGGCGAGTTGTCCGGTAGACTGCCACCCTGTTGTGGCTGCACtgtcttctccctctcatTTATCTCCATTCGGCTTGTCTTTGTTCCGTCTACAGCAGCTTCCTGCATCTCATCCAATATGGCTTGGACATCCTGGGACTTCTCTGTGTGTACGGCCGCGtgtcctctttttctccgaGATATAAGCTCTCTCAACAGCGCTATGATCAGGGGAACGGCGATGGGTGCGAACAGAGGTGTATACACTGCAAACTTGTGCTCGTCGGGCTTATCAAAAGATCGATAAATGAGCAAAATGTCCTAGAAAAAGCTTGATATTGCAGAAGTGGACTCACGAAGTAAAGAAGGCCCATCATGGAAGGATCAAAAAATGCTTTATTGGCGAGTTCAACAGCATCCCGTGCCAGGATGAAAGCCTGGAGCGCGGTTGAATTGGCAGATTGCTATGCGAAGGACTGTAAGAGCCCATTTGGATAAAAAGGAAGAACGAAAAAAACGTATTCTCACCTGTACCCTCTCCAGTCTAATTACTGCCCCCAGCACCGTATCCCTTACACCTTCTCCTACTTTCATTTCCCCAATTTTTCTCACTAATCTCACAATACCCTTCAACGttttcttcccctcttgGAAATTTTCTTCAAGTCTAGCAAGTAGTACTTGATGCATCTGCCATGGTGTCAAGGGCTGCATCAAGCTTGACGGTCTATGCAACGGGGATGGAGGGGGTGGGACATGGAGCTTGTTGGGTTTATACGGGAGTGAAGGCAGAGCGAGGAGCGAGTAAAGATGCTGGgtgaagagatgaaaggCAGGTGTCAACCCTGTACGGGATAAATGATACGAATGAGACTGAGAAGAtgtgggaggaggattgaGAATGACTACTCCGCCAAactgaggaagaaggaatgcTTGGGCAGAGTCTACAAACAATACTTAGCGATTATGACAATAAATGAGCATTAAACCACCTACCGCGGGTGATAAGACGCATGGGTCGATGCCTTAATGACGGAACGTATAGTAAAAATCTTAAGACTGGATTATTAGTGCTTCCAGAGTCTTATTCGGATCAGCCCGACCATTTAAAATTGAAGTGAAGGAAGACTGTCTCACCGAGTGACCATTTCTCCGAGTTGACGAATATTGTCATCTGTTCTCTATCGACCACCCAGGCTCTGTTACcttgttcctcttccatgACTTTTATGGCGGCCTCCATGCTGGTCTTCTGATCGTGATTGGCCATAGAGTTAATCATGTCGACAGCCGCATCGACTGCCTTGTCCCTCTCGACAACGGGAATCTCGGAATATGACGGCTCAAAGCTCAAGGGCGCGTGGTAAAGAATTTGAGATTCAATGGTAAAATTGAAGATAGGTCGGAGAGGTTCTAAATGTGGTAGAAAATGGTCTACCAAATGTAATCTTTTAGCACTTGTGGTGCTCCCAGCCAGAAAAAAGCAGGCATACCCCTAATTGCACCTTCAATGTCCCAGCTGTGCACGTAATCACCTTGAGTGGCATCTTCATTGAGCAGTACGAAGCTAAGCGTGATGTTAGGCGTATATTTGAGGGCTCGAAGGGGTATTTcaggagggcgaggagggtaAACGGAGAGAATGCCGTTGATCAAGGCAATCTTATAGTGTACTGCTCAACTAGTTTAATTATTGCCCTGGCATATGCGAGAGGACATACATTTGAGATTACGATCACCGACCTGATCAGGATGCACTGGGATAACCAAAGTTCCAGCAGGGATGCCCGATGTCATAAGTCCGGTCTCTGGAAGCTGCACATACGGCTCTAacgggaaagaagagttggCATACTCCCATGTTCGTATGTGAACCCTCAGATTTGTCCCTTTGGCCTCTTCGTCTCCTAAATACCATCAATCAGTACCAATTCTCCCAAACAGTGAAAGTCCGAACTCACCCTCGTACACGAGGTCCCACCGGCGTACATCTCTTTCGCTCGGTCTCTGCTTGGCGTAGATTCCGTCCACACCTTTCGTCACTTCTTTCCCTAAACTTTGCAATATATCTTTGGTATCAAAATGTCTTTTTCCAGGCGGAGGACTGGGGAATGCGCTGGAATCTGCAGTGAACAGTATATGTGCTCGAGGAATTGTGTACTACCTAGGTGATTAGTCCCAGTATGGCCCAGCATGGTCTCACTGGATATACATACATTTGCACCCTCCAAAGCAGATATTCTACCCTCTGGAAGCGGTAATCTCTCAATGGAAGTGGTATACCACCAGAATGGCACTGCGAGAAGTATGAGCAGCGGAAaggcgaggatgatggcgagaCGGCGTCTGGGTGAAGGGTTGATGGAGGCGGTGAGTTCTGCAGGGGTTTTCGCTGACAGGCGGGGAGCAGGATGTGGGGCGCAGATCGACATGGTGAACGGGGAATTACGGTTATGAAAGCATGGGTGGTGATTTTGACGTTGAGAGTCAAATTAACTTTGTCCTTGGCGGCCGGTCGCTTTCTCCTGCGACGCGTCGCCggtgtcttctttccgtcGGGCAGATGTCTTGTAAGTGTCACGAAAAGGTTGGAATAAGCTCATAGACACATGTCCAAACTCCAGTCTTTCCATCCAACATCCGGCGTTATCGCAGTATGTATGAAACCCTTAAATACCTTGAGAAGCACCGTAAGTATGCTCGCCTACGACATCACTATTAGAACTGTAGCAGCGCTTTTGGGTCTTGAAAAGCAAGCTACTGGAATATACAATATGCACTCTGCGGAATGAGAAATGAAACAAAATGATCATATGTACATAGTCAATGCAAGGTTATACTTCTCATTCGAAACGCAACGGCATCAGACCCTACATTCTTCTCCTAGTACTCCTTCTCGTCGTCACCTCTGCCTCATGCCCTCTTTTAGCTCCTCTCTCATCCagctctccttcttctggtcctacttctccatcctctaATCCTCCTCGACCCTTTCCCTGTCCCGCCAATGACGTTGCCGggcctcttccaccaccattCGGTCTGTTCGGTAACAAATATGACGCGGGTCGGGAGGAGTTCTGGTTACGGTTGTTGCCTGAAGAGTGCAAAGGCGAGTTGGATGGACgtgaaggaagagcgtAACCTCCAGAGGGGGCCCTCAATgtcgacgaagaagatgcctTGGGTGCGGTGGGCTGGAATGGTGCTGCGGAGGGGTTAAGTTGGATGTTCGGCGGCACAGATGTCGTCGCTGGCGATTCGACCACGTCCGTCTTTTCCAAAACCACCGTCGCTAGAGAAGGATCGACCGGCAGCTTTACGTTTCTACATTCCTCGATGAGCTTCGCGATATGCGCAAAGGTATCCGCGCGCGCCTGAGCAGTTTGAACATAAATAGCGTGCGATGCCCGCTGTTCTTCAAGGGAGGTTTCGAGGGTCGTTATTTGCCTACAAGCGCGTAAGTTTTCCGTGCTGCCACACAAGCTTTCTGACATGACTCTGGAAATACTTACTCGTCAAGCTCACTTCTACTTCTGGACCTTGCCCTGATCTTTGCGGCCAACTCATCGCACTTGACTCTATGATCCCTCAATTTCCTCGCCTTCCCTAAatattcttcctccttcgccaACAACTGCTTCATAGATTCAGTCCTTCCCTTAATCTCCTTCGTTTGCCTTTCATAATCACTTTTTTGCTTCTCCAAATTCCCGACAGATCCTATGATGCGCTCGATTCCGGTACGCCATTTCAGAAGCTCGAGATAAATAAGCTGCCGCTCTGTAGTGGATTCTTCTGGAGACGGGGATGACGATAATTTGGGCAGTTGGTGCAAACGTCGAAGAAGCGGTCTGAGTTCCCTATCTGAGTGGGTTATGCGATAACGATTGAGAGCATCTGTAAAACCCATCAGCTATTATCTACAACCACGCAGAGATAAATCTACTAGCCTTCTGTaaaaggagaggatgacatGGTCGGCGGACTTTCACGAGAGATAATTTCGAAATGACCGTCAAGCGTATCGGAAAGGGAAATTGATGCGGTGAATATTTACACAGACACATACAAAGAGGAGTATAACGAACGAAGCCACTGCGTAACAATCCCGCCAGCAATCAGACGAACGGAGGCTTTTCCCGCAAAGAAAGCTTGAGAAGGCCATTCACAATAGTGATCTCATCACATTTTGCAACGGGCATGTC belongs to Cryptococcus neoformans var. grubii H99 chromosome 7, complete sequence and includes:
- a CDS encoding F-box and WD-40 domain-containing protein MET30, which translates into the protein MSPSAPPNMTAFPRENHYELEDQALDVIPTRAGRKLCVRHKQMANQNINEKLQRSLDSLNPSERAAITQMWSTFSTAPHGKRKIILEGILTMCCFSQLSHLSDSLNQIIRIDPFSLLPRETSLRILGYLDAFSLGRAAQVSRSWKALADDDLLWRRMCGQHIDRKCDKCGWGLPLLERKRLRVELKDRSPAGLVEHDHKHENENGESRLVTRDQVLSGNANTVSSIGGLKSCDTPAMYLFPPNVNAGTPKGIKRAAPESSIGAAKKVKVNGSDSDVVVVKPSSAGLTREVRLTRPWKTVYCERLMVERNWRKGRCSTKVLKGHTDGVMCLQYHTALTNPSYPVLITGSYDRTVRVWNLDTGEEVRVLRGHTRAVRALQFDQMLLFTGAMDGTVRMWNWRAGECLRVMDGHTDGVISLNYNGYLLATGSADSTINVWNFRTGNRFTLRGHEEWVNNVVLWDGKTSPSDTDPAAIPSFTQAVSNRCQKSKSPAAVSNEPTLPNIDPGAMLFSSSDDMTIKLWDLETATCIRTFEGHKAQVQSLRVLMVDMTEEEVAARDRRQRRQVTPSGTGFTATSLVSPPGSQAAIGPGSAAALDDAPAGTDPLEHHRGRSRSETVQPRVYVHSPDGTHSKSEREQSRGHEKKAIVASGSLDGTVKIWDVETGREQSTLFGHIEGVWAVDIDALRLVSASHDRTIKVWEKESAQCVQTLVGHRGAVTSLQLSDDMIVSGSDDGDVMIWNFASSSANNISNSANVGEPLVDITPSTTPAIV
- a CDS encoding phosphatidylinositol glycan, class S: MSICAPHPAPRLSAKTPAELTASINPSPRRRLAIILAFPLLILLAVPFWWYTTSIERLPLPEGRISALEGANYTIPRAHILFTADSSAFPSPPPGKRHFDTKDILQSLGKEVTKGVDGIYAKQRPSERDVRRWDLVYEGDEEAKGTNLRVHIRTWEYANSSFPLEPYVQLPETGLMTSGIPAGTLVIPVHPDQVGDRNLKLHYKIALINGILSVYPPRPPEIPLRALKYTPNITLSFVLLNEDATQGDYVHSWDIEGAIRDHFLPHLEPLRPIFNFTIESQILYHAPLSFEPSYSEIPVVERDKAVDAAVDMINSMANHDQKTSMEAAIKVMEEEQGNRAWVVDREQMTIFVNSEKWSLDSGSTNNPVLRFLLYVPSLRHRPMRLITRDSAQAFLLPQFGGVVILNPPPTSSQSHSYHLSRTGLTPAFHLFTQHLYSLLALPSLPYKPNKLHVPPPPSPLHRPSSLMQPLTPWQMHQVLLARLEENFQEGKKTLKGIVRLVRKIGEMKVGEGVRDTVLGAVIRLERVQQSANSTALQAFILARDAVELANKAFFDPSMMGLLYFPDEHKFAVYTPLFAPIAVPLIIALLRELISRRKRGHAAVHTEKSQDVQAILDEMQEAAVDGTKTSRMEINEREKTVQPQQGGSLPDNSPLHTLRSRAIRERDDE